A single region of the Procambarus clarkii isolate CNS0578487 chromosome 59, FALCON_Pclarkii_2.0, whole genome shotgun sequence genome encodes:
- the LOC123768343 gene encoding protein SON-like — protein sequence MNSQELSAENMNSQELRAENMNSQELSAENMNSQELSAENMNSQELRAENMNSQELSAENMNSQELRAEDMNSQELRAENMNSQELRAENMNSQELSAENMNSQELSAENMNSQELSAENMNSQELSAENMNSQELSAENMNSQELRAENINSQELSAENMNSQELSAENMNSQELSAENMNSQELRAENINSQELSAENMNSQELSAENMNSQELSAENMNSQELRAENMNSQELRAENINSQELRAENMNSQELRAENIKLSGAQSREHELSGAQSREHELSGAQSREHELSGVLSFERII from the coding sequence ATGAACTCTCAGGAGCTCAGCGCAGAGAACATGAACTCTCAGGAGCTCAGAGCAGAGAACATGAACTCTCAGGAGCTCAGCGCAGAGAACATGAACTCTCAGGAGCTCAGCGCAGAGAACATGAACTCTCAGGAGCTCAGAGCAGAGAACATGAACTCTCAGGAGCTCAGCGCAGAGAACATGAACTCTCAGGAGCTCAGAGCAGAGGACATGAACTCTCAGGAGCTCAGAGCAGAGAACATGAACTCTCAGGAGCTCAGAGCAGAGAACATGAACTCTCAGGAGCTCAGCGCAGAGAACATGAACTCTCAGGAGCTCAGCGCAGAGAACATGAACTCTCAGGAGCTCAGCGCAGAGAACATGAACTCTCAGGAGCTCAGCGCAGAGAACATGAACTCTCAGGAGCTCAGCGCAGAGAACATGAACTCTCAGGAGCTCAGAGCAGAGAACATAAACTCTCAGGAGCTCAGCGCAGAGAACATGAACTCTCAGGAGCTCAGCGCAGAGAACATGAACTCTCAGGAGCTCAGCGCAGAGAACATGAACTCTCAGGAGCTCAGAGCAGAGAACATAAACTCTCAGGAGCTCAGCGCAGAGAACATGAACTCTCAGGAGCTCAGCGCAGAGAACATGAACTCTCAGGAGCTCAGCGCAGAGAACATGAACTCTCAGGAGCTCAGAGCAGAGAACATGAACTCTCAGGAGCTCAGAGCAGAGAACATAAACTCTCAGGAGCTCAGAGCAGAGAACATGAACTCTCAGGAGCTCAGAGCAGAGAACATTAAACTCTCAGGAGCTCAGAGCAGAGAACATGAACTCTCAGGAGCTCAGAGCAGAGAACATGAACTCTCAGGAGCTCAGAGCAGAGAACATGAACTCTCAGGAGTTTTAAGTTTTGAGCGAATAATTTAA